The window TCCTCCATCTCGTACGCGGCCGTGATCGTCTCGATCAGGACGGTGGCGCGGACGGTGCCCTGCGGGATGCCGACGTAGTCCTGGGCGAAGACGAACACGTCGTTCCACAGCCGCGCCTCCAGGTGCGACTCCGTCTTCGGCAGGTAGAAGTACGGGCCCTTGCCGAGGTCGAGCAGACGCTTGGCGTTGTGGAAGAAGTACAGGCCGAAGTCGACGAGGCCGCCGGGCACCTGGGTGCCGTCCGCGTCCACGAGGTGACGCTCGTTCAGGTGCCAGCCGCGCGGGCGCATGACGACCGTGGCGAGTTCCTCGTTCGGGCGCAGCGCGTAGGACTTGCCGGAGCCGGGGTCCGTGAAGTCGATGTTCCGGGTGTAGGCGTCGATCAGGTTGAGCTGGCCGAGGACGACGTTCTCCCAGGTGGGGGCGGAGGCGTCCTCGAAGTCGGCGAGCCAGACCTTCGCGCCCGAGTTGAGCGCGTTGATGGTCATCTTGCGGTCGGTGGGGCCGGTGATCTCGACCCGGCGGTCGTTCAGGGCCGCGGGGGCGGGGGCCACCTGCCAGGAGTCGTCCGCGCGGATCGCGGCCGTCTCCGGGAGGAAGTCGAGCGTGGAGGTGCGGGCGATCTCGGCGCGGCGCTCCGCACGGCGGGCGAGGAGTTCGTCGCGGCGCGGGGTGAACCGCCGGTGCAACTCGGCCACGAAGGCGAGCGCCGCGTCGGAGAGGACCTCATCCTGCCGGGGCAGGGGCTCGGCGTCGACGATGGCCAGCGGGGACGGCGCTGGTGCGGACATGAGCTGTCACTTCCTTCGGGGGAGCTTCTTCAGCGAACCACGTTCAGTGCCACCTTGCCGTGGCACCGGGTGCCCATGGCCATGAAAAGCGGCATACCGCACCCGGGGAGCGGCGGGTGCTTCTGAAATGTGGATAGTAGTTTCCTCATGGTGGAAGTTCAAGGTGTGTTGATGTCGAGAATCTTCGGGTCGAGGGAAGGTGGCGCTCGGTGCCGCGCCGCTCACTCAAGGTGGCCCAGGTCGGCCTCGGTGTCGATGTCGTATGTCCGTGCCACGTCCCCGCACTCGACGAGGGTGATCGATCTCTCGTGCGCCTTCAGATAGGCGCGTGCCCCCCGGTCGCCGGCCGCGCTCTCCGCGACGCCGTCCCAGTGGGCCGCCCCGAGCAGCACCGGATGGCCGCGCACGCCGTCGTACGCGGCCGAGACCAGCGAGCCCTCGTCCCGGTACGCGGCCCGCACCCGGGCCACCGCCTCGGCGCTCACGCCGGGCTGGTCCACCAGCAGGATCAGGGCGGCCCGTGCCCCCGTGCCGGCGAGGGAGTCCAGTCCGGCCCGCAGTGAGGAACCCATGCCCTGCTCCCAGTGCGGGTTGTCCACGAGCACGCAGCCGGGCAGCTCCGCACGCTGCTGCACCTCGGCCGACCGTGCGCCCAGGACCACGTGGACACGCTCGCATCCGGCCGCCCGCAGGGCCGCGACCGCGTGCTCCACCAGCGGCCGGCCCCGGTGCGCGAGCAGGGCCTTGGGGCGCCCGCCGAGCCGGCGCCCGCCGCCGGCCGCCAGCACCAGTCCCGCGATCTCGTCCTCTGTGCGTGTCATGGGTCCTGCATACCGCGCACCGGCCGGCTTCGAGCCGGTGTGCGGGGGCTGAATTTCGGTCCGCGCGGTGGCGCGTCCCGGTCCGGGTGGCGTTTACTGATCTGCGTCCCCCGGCGCCCGACCCGCTCCACAGGGATGTCCGACGGGACCACGGAGGGGACGGCGCACGACGGCGTGCGAGGGGGAGGGGCTGTGTTGCGGAGCTTGGACCGGCGGCCGGCGACCGGCGGCAAAGAGGATCCCAGGGTGACGGAACTGCGGACCGCGGTGGCCCGGCTGCGCCGCGAACTCGCCTCATATCCGGCGGAGTTCACCGACCGGGTCATCGCCGAGGACGAACTGGCCGCACTCGCCGCGATGACCACCCACGGCACCCCCGAACTCCCGCGCCTGCGCCGCTCCCTGCTCCTGATCGTCGGCTCCATCGGCTCGGTCAGCGCCCTGGCGTCCGGACTGTCCCAGGTGCGCACGGCGGTGGACCTGTTCGGCGAGCAGCCGCGAGGCTGACGAGCGCGTCGGCTCGGCCGGCCGCCGCGGTACGCGGCTCTGC of the Streptomyces sp. NBC_01788 genome contains:
- a CDS encoding DUF5955 family protein, with the protein product MLRSLDRRPATGGKEDPRVTELRTAVARLRRELASYPAEFTDRVIAEDELAALAAMTTHGTPELPRLRRSLLLIVGSIGSVSALASGLSQVRTAVDLFGEQPRG
- a CDS encoding nucleotidyltransferase family protein; the encoded protein is MTRTEDEIAGLVLAAGGGRRLGGRPKALLAHRGRPLVEHAVAALRAAGCERVHVVLGARSAEVQQRAELPGCVLVDNPHWEQGMGSSLRAGLDSLAGTGARAALILLVDQPGVSAEAVARVRAAYRDEGSLVSAAYDGVRGHPVLLGAAHWDGVAESAAGDRGARAYLKAHERSITLVECGDVARTYDIDTEADLGHLE